ATAATGTGCATTATAGcaataaatatatacattggCTGGATAATTACCTTGTTTGACGGAGACAAATCTTTTGTTGGCTgcttggaaaatgacttgtgggTGGCTCTCCTCTAGATCAAACAGCTCATCCTTTCCAGGCTTGGAGCACCTGCCTGAGCGCAGCGTGCCGGTTGGGCCCATGGGCGTCAGGTACTTCCCATCGCAGTCCTTGAAGGCCAGCTTGCCCGACTTCAGCTCCAGGGTGAAGCTGGTGGTGGGGGTGTTCTCTTTGACCAGCTTCCCATCGTTGCTGAGGAAGCGGCTGTCGCACGTCTTCAGGAAGTACTTTCCTTCCAGGTAGACCAGGGTGACCAGGGAGTCCGAGCCCCAGGGGATGTTGCTGTCCACCGAGATCTCTCCTTCCCGGGCGAACAGGTGGGCATAGCGTTTGCGTGCCACGCTAAGCAGGCTAGCTTGCGGGTGGAGGGCCAGGTGGACGGCCCACAGCTCGGGCTCCCCGATGGCTTGGGCGAAGCAGGACAGGTAGTCAGCCGAGCCTCCGAAGAAGCGCAGGTATGTCTCCGACTGCAGTGCCCAGCGGCCGTCCGACTGGGCCACGATCAGGAAGCGGCAGCCGGGCGAGTCGGGCTGCTCTGCCCCGCAGCTCACCTTACCATCCTTGTCGGAGGCCAGGTAGCGGCCCAGGTGGCTGCGAAGGAACACTACCTGGGTGTCCTGGTCCTCTTGCTCCAGAGTCCAGATCTGCTTCTTCTTCATGCTGGAGGCCGAGGCGTTCACCTTGAAGCCGAAGGCCTCGGCCGTTAGGTAACGGCTCTCGTGGTTGATGAGACCAAACTGCAGCTTCAAGGCTTTGTTAATTCCGTTCGTGGGCATCGTCGATCCGTTgtccatagacacacacacacgcagaggtCTGGAGTGGAAAGCTTTAGGATGAACgagggggagggtagagggggaagtgtgcccctttctcttctctccaggCGCAAAATTTCCCTGCTTTAACAACCTCCCTCAGTCTAAATGCTtgacttccctccctctctctcttcccccagagGGGTTGCACAGGCGCTTGCTCTCTGTTACCTA
This genomic stretch from Salmo trutta chromosome 32, fSalTru1.1, whole genome shotgun sequence harbors:
- the LOC115171826 gene encoding fascin-2; protein product: MDNGSTMPTNGINKALKLQFGLINHESRYLTAEAFGFKVNASASSMKKKQIWTLEQEDQDTQVVFLRSHLGRYLASDKDGKVSCGAEQPDSPGCRFLIVAQSDGRWALQSETYLRFFGGSADYLSCFAQAIGEPELWAVHLALHPQASLLSVARKRYAHLFAREGEISVDSNIPWGSDSLVTLVYLEGKYFLKTCDSRFLSNDGKLVKENTPTTSFTLELKSGKLAFKDCDGKYLTPMGPTGTLRSGRCSKPGKDELFDLEESHPQVIFQAANKRFVSVKQGVSISANQDVETDMETFQMEIDKESKKCMFRTNGGNYWTLVSHGGIQSTATEVEANTMFDIEWLGRSVALKASNGKYVCTKKNGQLSAVSDSVGDDELFLMKLINRPMLILRGENGFVCHHKSSNTLDANRSVYDIFSLLFSNGAYHIKSVGGKFWYVSCSGLVCSDGDKPEDFFLEFLEHGRVGIKGKNGKYLRGDSGTLKGNAATVDPSCLWEY